One region of Streptococcus salivarius genomic DNA includes:
- the pyk gene encoding pyruvate kinase: MNKRVKIVATLGPAVEIRGGKKFGEDGYWGEKLDREASAKNIAQLIKEGANVFRFNFSHGDHAEQGERMDVVRMAEDLAGQKVGFLLDTKGPEMRTELFEGDAKEYAYKTGEQIRVATKQGIKSTRDVIALNVAGALDVFDDVEVGKQVLIDDGKLGLRVVDKDAEKREFIVEVENDGIIAKQKGVNIPYTKIPFPALAERDNADIRFGLEQGLNFIAISFVRTAKDVQEVRAICEETGNGHVQLLAKIENQQGIDNIDEIIEAADGIMIARGDMGIEVPFEMVPVYQKMIITKVNAAGKVVVTATNMLETMTEKPRATRSEVSDVFNAVIDGTDATMLSGESANGKYPVESVRTMATIDKNAQTLLKEYGRLDSSTFDRSTKTEVVASAVKDATNSMDIKLIVALTESGNTARLISKYRPEADILAVTFDEITQKSLMLNWGVIPVVTEKPSSTDDMFDVAEKVALESGLVESGDNIVIVAGVPVGTGGTNTMRIRTVK; this comes from the coding sequence ATGAATAAACGTGTAAAAATCGTTGCAACACTTGGTCCTGCGGTTGAAATCCGTGGCGGCAAAAAATTTGGTGAAGATGGTTACTGGGGTGAAAAACTTGACCGTGAAGCATCTGCTAAAAACATTGCTCAATTGATCAAGGAAGGTGCCAACGTTTTCCGTTTCAACTTCTCACATGGTGACCACGCTGAACAAGGTGAACGTATGGATGTCGTTCGTATGGCAGAAGACCTTGCTGGTCAAAAAGTAGGTTTCCTTCTTGATACAAAAGGACCTGAGATGCGTACTGAATTGTTCGAAGGTGATGCTAAAGAGTATGCATACAAAACTGGTGAACAAATTCGTGTTGCTACTAAACAAGGTATCAAATCAACTCGCGACGTTATCGCTTTGAACGTTGCAGGTGCACTTGACGTTTTTGACGATGTAGAAGTTGGTAAACAAGTTCTTATCGATGATGGTAAACTTGGTCTTCGTGTTGTAGACAAAGATGCTGAAAAACGTGAATTCATCGTTGAAGTTGAAAATGATGGTATCATCGCTAAACAAAAAGGTGTAAACATCCCTTACACTAAAATTCCTTTCCCAGCACTTGCTGAACGTGATAACGCTGATATCCGTTTTGGTCTTGAACAAGGTCTTAACTTTATCGCTATCTCATTCGTACGTACTGCAAAAGACGTACAAGAAGTTCGTGCTATCTGTGAAGAAACTGGTAACGGTCATGTTCAATTGTTGGCTAAAATCGAAAACCAACAAGGTATCGATAACATCGATGAAATCATCGAAGCTGCTGACGGTATCATGATCGCTCGTGGTGACATGGGTATCGAAGTACCATTCGAAATGGTTCCAGTTTACCAAAAAATGATCATCACTAAAGTAAACGCTGCTGGTAAAGTTGTTGTTACAGCTACTAACATGCTTGAAACAATGACAGAAAAACCACGTGCAACTCGTTCTGAAGTATCTGACGTATTTAACGCAGTTATCGATGGTACAGATGCTACAATGCTTTCTGGTGAGTCTGCAAATGGTAAATACCCAGTTGAATCAGTTCGTACAATGGCTACAATTGATAAAAACGCTCAAACTCTTCTTAAAGAGTATGGTCGTCTTGATTCATCAACATTTGACCGTTCAACTAAGACTGAAGTAGTTGCATCTGCAGTTAAAGATGCTACTAACTCAATGGATATCAAACTTATTGTTGCTCTTACTGAATCAGGTAACACTGCTCGTTTGATTTCTAAATACCGTCCAGAAGCTGATATCTTGGCTGTAACATTCGATGAAATTACTCAAAAATCATTGATGCTTAACTGGGGTGTTATTCCAGTAGTTACTGAAAAACCAAGCTCAACTGATGATATGTTTGATGTTGCTGAAAAAGTTGCATTGGAATCAGGTCTTGTAGAATCTGGTGACAACATTGTTATCGTTGCTGGTGTTCCAGTAGGTACAGGTGGTACAAACACTATGCGTATCCGCACAGTAAAATAA
- a CDS encoding DNA polymerase III subunit alpha: protein MFAQLDTKSVYSFMDSVVDLNSYVARAKELGYQALGLMDRDNLYAAYHFAQLASRNGLRPLIGMEANLFYEGRKIPFRLLAKNNQGYKNLMKLATELSSGQRELTAFSDYLNAIALILPSEDWESGMTLGSEVFIGVRPEDAGKEFDYPVVPLHTVRYFENSDRSTIQMLHAISQNVSLSEASICPMNQLLFSPQEMESAYSDIPEALNNLEQLVSDITYQFDTDLKLPRFNRDMPAVDQLRQLAQSGLESKKLTSPVYQERLDKELSIIHQMGFDDYFLIVWDLLRFGRSRGYYMGMGRGSAAGSLVAYVLDITGIDPVKNDLLFERFLNEERYSMPDIDIDLPDIYRSEFLHYVRDRYGSKHSAQIVTFSTFGAKQAIRDVFKRFGAKEFELSQLSKKISFRDNLTSVYEKNMSFRQLINQRQEFQRAFEIAKAIEGQPRQTSIHAAGIVMSDDDLTNHIPLKAGEDMMVTQYDASAVEANGLLKMDFLGLRNLTFVQKMKEKLEEEQGITIDIKSIDLEDPQTLALFASGKTKGIFQFEQAGAINLLKRIKPAKFEEVVATTSLNRPGASDYTDNFIARKYGKEKVDLIDPVVAPILEPTYGIMLYQEQVMQIAQVFAGFTLGKADLLRRAMSKKDANEMSKMSEQFMEGSRQLGRDPQIAERLFSMMAKFAGYGFNRSHAYAYSALAFQLAYFKTHYPQIFYDVMLNYSSSDYIKDAIENGFSLARLDINRIPYLDKISDGKIVLGLKTIKGLPRDFSLWIIEDRKQNGKYISIEDFLTRIPSKYQKVDILTPLIQIGLFDIFEPNRQKIIGNLNNLFTFVNELGSLFAESSYSWVDYEDYSQTDRYNLEQELLGVGLSPHPLHLAQKMASRPYQPISDLTVNTKATVLVQLESVRIIRTKKGDQMAFLNVTDGINKLDVTLFPETYFYHKDKLSEGGLFYLDGRTQERDGRIQLILSNMEEASTERFWILLENHDQDLDVSQILAKYPGNIPVIIRYQGSKETIVSQRYRVSKNEELNQELAPYVLKTVLR from the coding sequence ATGTTTGCACAATTGGATACAAAATCCGTCTATAGTTTCATGGATAGTGTCGTAGATTTGAACAGCTACGTTGCGCGTGCCAAAGAGCTTGGCTATCAAGCCCTTGGTTTGATGGATCGTGACAATCTCTATGCTGCTTATCATTTTGCCCAGCTTGCAAGTAGAAACGGTTTACGTCCTTTGATTGGTATGGAAGCTAATCTATTTTACGAGGGAAGAAAAATTCCTTTTCGTCTATTAGCAAAAAATAATCAGGGCTATAAAAATTTGATGAAGTTGGCAACAGAGCTTTCCTCAGGACAACGTGAACTTACAGCTTTTTCGGACTATCTGAATGCTATTGCCCTCATCCTTCCGAGTGAAGACTGGGAGTCAGGGATGACACTTGGTTCAGAGGTTTTCATTGGGGTAAGGCCAGAAGATGCTGGCAAAGAGTTTGATTATCCTGTGGTTCCCTTACATACAGTGCGTTACTTTGAGAATTCAGACCGCTCGACGATTCAGATGTTGCATGCCATCTCACAAAATGTTTCCTTGTCAGAGGCCTCTATTTGTCCTATGAATCAGCTACTTTTCTCGCCTCAAGAAATGGAAAGTGCCTATAGCGATATTCCAGAGGCTTTGAACAATTTGGAGCAACTTGTTTCAGACATTACTTATCAATTTGATACAGATTTGAAGCTTCCACGTTTTAATCGAGATATGCCTGCTGTTGACCAATTACGTCAATTAGCTCAATCTGGATTGGAGTCTAAAAAGTTAACATCACCAGTTTATCAGGAACGTTTAGACAAAGAATTGTCTATCATTCATCAGATGGGCTTTGATGATTATTTCTTGATTGTCTGGGACTTGTTACGCTTTGGGCGTAGCCGTGGTTATTATATGGGAATGGGACGTGGATCTGCTGCAGGAAGCTTGGTGGCCTATGTTCTTGACATTACTGGAATTGATCCCGTTAAAAATGACTTGCTTTTCGAGCGTTTCCTAAATGAAGAGCGTTATAGCATGCCTGATATTGATATCGACTTGCCTGATATCTATCGAAGCGAGTTTCTTCATTATGTTAGGGACCGTTATGGTAGTAAGCACTCTGCTCAGATTGTTACCTTTTCAACCTTTGGAGCCAAGCAGGCTATTCGAGATGTTTTTAAACGTTTTGGTGCTAAGGAATTTGAACTGTCCCAACTAAGTAAAAAGATTTCTTTTCGTGATAACTTGACCTCTGTCTATGAGAAGAATATGTCATTCAGACAGCTGATTAATCAGAGACAGGAATTTCAGAGGGCATTTGAAATTGCTAAGGCTATTGAAGGCCAGCCAAGACAAACCTCAATTCATGCTGCCGGTATAGTGATGAGTGATGATGACCTGACTAATCATATTCCTCTAAAAGCTGGTGAGGATATGATGGTTACTCAGTACGATGCCTCCGCAGTTGAGGCCAATGGCTTGCTTAAGATGGATTTCTTGGGTCTCCGTAATTTGACCTTTGTTCAAAAAATGAAGGAGAAGCTTGAAGAAGAGCAGGGCATCACTATTGATATCAAATCCATTGACTTGGAAGATCCACAGACCCTAGCACTTTTTGCCAGTGGTAAGACAAAGGGGATTTTTCAGTTTGAGCAGGCGGGTGCCATAAACCTCCTTAAACGAATTAAACCTGCTAAGTTCGAAGAAGTCGTAGCGACAACCTCTCTTAACCGTCCTGGAGCCAGCGATTATACAGATAATTTCATTGCTCGTAAGTATGGTAAGGAAAAAGTAGATCTGATTGATCCAGTAGTTGCACCAATCCTTGAGCCTACTTATGGCATCATGCTCTATCAGGAGCAGGTTATGCAGATTGCCCAAGTATTTGCGGGCTTTACACTTGGAAAAGCCGATTTGCTTCGTCGAGCGATGTCTAAAAAAGATGCCAATGAAATGTCCAAGATGTCCGAACAATTCATGGAAGGAAGTCGTCAGTTAGGACGTGACCCACAGATTGCTGAAAGACTCTTTAGTATGATGGCTAAGTTTGCGGGTTATGGCTTTAATAGAAGTCATGCCTATGCCTACTCAGCTTTGGCCTTTCAGTTAGCCTATTTCAAAACGCACTACCCACAGATATTCTATGACGTTATGTTGAATTATTCGTCTAGTGATTACATTAAGGATGCAATTGAAAATGGCTTCTCCCTAGCTAGACTCGATATTAATAGGATTCCCTATCTGGACAAGATTTCAGATGGCAAGATCGTATTAGGCCTTAAGACTATCAAAGGCTTGCCAAGAGATTTTTCCCTTTGGATTATTGAGGATCGCAAACAAAATGGCAAATACATTTCTATAGAAGACTTTTTGACACGTATTCCTAGTAAATATCAGAAAGTCGATATTTTGACACCTCTTATTCAAATTGGTTTGTTTGATATTTTTGAACCAAACCGTCAGAAAATCATTGGCAATTTAAACAACCTCTTTACTTTTGTCAATGAGTTAGGAAGTTTGTTTGCAGAGTCCTCTTATTCTTGGGTTGATTATGAAGACTATAGCCAGACGGATCGTTATAATTTAGAACAGGAGTTACTAGGAGTTGGGCTTAGTCCTCATCCTTTACACCTAGCTCAAAAAATGGCCTCTCGTCCCTATCAACCAATTTCTGATTTGACGGTTAATACTAAGGCGACGGTTTTGGTTCAGCTAGAGTCCGTTCGAATTATCAGAACTAAAAAAGGTGATCAGATGGCCTTTCTGAACGTAACTGATGGGATCAATAAACTTGATGTTACTCTATTCCCAGAAACTTATTTCTATCATAAGGATAAATTAAGTGAAGGTGGTCTCTTTTATCTTGATGGGCGGACCCAGGAGCGTGATGGACGCATTCAGTTAATTTTGTCCAACATGGAGGAAGCTAGTACGGAGCGTTTCTGGATTTTACTTGAGAATCATGATCAGGACTTAGACGTTTCTCAAATCTTAGCTAAGTATCCTGGAAACATCCCTGTCATTATTCGTTATCAAGGAAGTAAGGAAACCATCGTTAGTCAAAGATATAGAGTATCCAAGAACGAGGAACTTAATCAGGAATTAGCACCTTATGTGTTGAAAACGGTTTTACGATAA
- the pfkA gene encoding 6-phosphofructokinase: MKRIAVLTSGGDAPGMNAAARAVVLKAISEGIEVFGINRGYAGMVEGDIFQLDAKGVDNILSRGGTFLQSARYPEFAQLEGQLKGIEQLKKHGIEGVVVIGGDGSYHGAMRLTEHGFPAVGLPGTIDNDIVGTDYTIGFDTAVATATEAIDKIQDTAFSHGRTFVVEVMGRHAGDIALWAGIASGADQIIVPEEEYDINEVVRKVKEGYESGVKTHHVIVLAEGVMGAEEFAAKMKEAGDTSDLRATNIGHVVRGGSPTARDRVLASWMGAHAVDLLKQGIGGVAVGIHNEQLVESPILGTAEEGALFSLTEDGKIIVNNPHKARLDFADLNRSLSNLS; encoded by the coding sequence ATGAAACGTATTGCTGTTTTGACTAGTGGTGGAGATGCCCCTGGTATGAACGCTGCCGCTCGCGCAGTTGTTCTCAAAGCAATTTCTGAAGGAATTGAAGTATTCGGCATTAACCGTGGATACGCTGGTATGGTTGAAGGAGATATCTTCCAACTTGATGCCAAAGGCGTAGACAACATCCTCAGCCGTGGTGGTACTTTCCTTCAGTCTGCTCGCTATCCTGAGTTTGCCCAACTTGAGGGTCAACTTAAAGGTATTGAGCAACTTAAAAAACATGGAATCGAAGGTGTAGTAGTTATTGGTGGAGATGGTTCTTACCATGGTGCTATGCGTTTGACTGAACATGGTTTCCCAGCTGTTGGTCTTCCAGGAACTATCGATAACGATATCGTTGGTACAGACTATACAATTGGTTTTGATACTGCTGTTGCAACTGCAACAGAAGCTATCGATAAAATTCAAGACACTGCTTTCAGTCACGGACGTACTTTTGTCGTTGAAGTTATGGGACGTCACGCTGGTGATATCGCTCTTTGGGCTGGTATCGCTTCTGGTGCAGACCAAATTATCGTACCTGAAGAAGAGTACGACATCAACGAAGTTGTCCGTAAAGTTAAAGAAGGTTACGAATCAGGTGTTAAAACTCACCACGTAATCGTACTTGCTGAAGGTGTTATGGGTGCTGAAGAATTTGCAGCTAAAATGAAAGAAGCTGGAGATACTTCAGATCTTCGTGCAACAAACATTGGACACGTGGTTCGTGGTGGTTCGCCAACTGCGCGTGACCGTGTTCTTGCTTCATGGATGGGTGCACATGCGGTTGACCTCCTTAAACAAGGTATTGGTGGTGTAGCTGTTGGTATCCACAATGAACAGCTTGTTGAAAGCCCAATCCTTGGTACAGCAGAAGAAGGCGCTTTGTTCAGTCTTACTGAAGACGGTAAAATTATCGTCAACAATCCACACAAAGCTCGTCTTGACTTTGCAGACCTTAACCGTTCATTGTCTAACTTGAGCTAA